In Equus przewalskii isolate Varuska chromosome 14, EquPr2, whole genome shotgun sequence, the sequence CTGCAGACAAGGCCTTCTATGAAGCAGGCGTTGCTGCCAAGGTGAGCTGGGACAAGGAAGGGTGGGGCCgaggaaataaggaaatgaaaagttggAAAGTAAACTATCCCATCTGCTCAGGTAGTTCAGAGCTGAGTGTGGGCTGATGTTATGGAAGATATTGTTTTCCTGTATCTTCCTGGATTCTTCCCCTTGCATCCTGGAAAAGCAGTGTCCAGCCCAGCTGCTCACTCctacttgcaacttttctgtgttGCAGGCAGTTGGCTGGGAGAACATGGCATTCATCTTCCTCAACCGCTTTTTGGATCTGACTGATGTGAGTAGGCAAGTTGTGTCCAGAGGTTGGGAGGTTTTGCCGGTCACGAGCTGTGCCTATCTCATGGCTGCCCACTCTGCCACAGGCAATCGAAGAAGGCACTCTGGATGCCCTTGACCACTCTGACTTTCAGGACACAGACATTCCCTTTGAGGTGCCACTCCCAGCCAAGCAGCACATACCGGTAAGGGCACAGGACTGAAGAATGGGAGGCCTTACCAGTGTGAGTGCACTGAGAAGAGAGGACATTTTAGGTTGGTCTTCCCAACCCTTTGTAATGGGCATCAGTCAGCAACATCTTTGGAAGGGCCTCAGCCCTCACCATTCCTTCAGAGGAAAAAGCTAAAGCTGTGACTGTGACCCCCAGTCCAAGGAGACTCATTTATGGGTAAAACGTGGTGCACAGGATGATGGCTTAGCAAACCCCCTCACTCACCACCCTCCACTTGCCCTGCCCTGCGTGAagctgctgctccctctgtccttcccaggaggctcagagagaagaggTTCGAGACTGGGTGCTCACAGTCTCAATGGACCAGCGGCTGGAACAAGTCCTGCCTCGGGATGAGCGCGGTGCCTATGAAGCTTCCCTGGTGGCAGCAAGCACTGGAGTTCGGGCACTGCCCTGCCTCATTACCGGTACAGAACCCTACAGCACCTCATATTCTGTGGTGggtagaaaggagggaaaaacgGCAGGATCAAGAAACTATTTTACTGTGATTCAGTAAAGGATGCAGAAGACAAGAACATCGTACTTTGTACCCAAAATTGCTCATTGTTTTCCCTCCTCAGTCCCTCTCAAACcccagttcattttttttttcttccccgaCAGGATACCCCATTCTGAGGAACAAAATTGAATTTAAGCGGCCAGGGAAAGCAGCTAACAAGGACAACTGGAATAAGTTCCTTATGGCTATCAAGGTTAGACAGGAAGACTTGAAGGATGAGGGTAGGGAGAGCAGcactgaagaaaaacaacaaaccacCAGAAGGGTGGGTGGGATCGTCAAGAAGGCAGCTGCAGGCCCTGAATCCTGCTCCCCAGACTGAGATGGAGCTGATTGTCTTTATATCAGGAATGTTTTCTCAGCACTAATGAGTTCCTCTCATCTTCTTTCCTTGTCCTCACAGACCTCCCACAGCCCGGTGTGCCAGGATGTGCTGAAATTCATCAGTCAGTGGTGTGGAGGGCTACCCAGCACCAGCTTTTCTTTTCAGTAACTGGTAGAGCTCAGGGAAGAATTTCTTAGTATTCTCTCACATTAAAGTCTTGTAACTGAGACCACTGTATTCTTTGATCAAGGTCACCCCCAACACCAGCCCAGTgtccttttccccccaaaagaaTCATaatcaagtagaagaaaaaagttctttTATTACAATTGTTTCTATCATCCTAGGGGTCAGTTGGAAAACCCCTGTGGACTGAGCCTCTGGTCAGCACCTGCTTGATAGGAGGGAGAGCCTGGGTCAGAGGGCACACAGCATAGCAAAGGACTCGACCCAGTTCTAAGAGTggttccctgcccccacccttttCCCAGACCACAGTCCTCAGGGCCCATTACCTGTCCTAAGCCCAACTTTTCCGTGATGCCTGGATTTCTTGATTTTGATCCAGTAGCTGCTCATTTTCCTGCCTTTTAAATTTAGGAAGTTCAAGCTCCGTCAGTTCCTCCAGCTGCAGAAGAGGGTGGAGTTAGTACTCTGGCCCTGAATTATAGTTCAGCATCTTTTCAACACAGCCAATCTGTGTTAAATGAACCCTTCCTGTTCATCTTCCTTACCTGCCCCTGTAGTCCTTCCTTCTTGCAGGGCCCAACCCCACGTAGAGTGAGTGCAGCCACACAGCAGTAACCAGACAGAGCAGCCTCTGCTGCAGACATGAGCAAAGAAGGGATCCAGAGAGCCAAGGCTGTATCCTAAAAGGCAAAGAGGAATGGTGGGGGACTAAGAGGGAGCAGGGCAGGAGTGGAAAGTGGGGGCACATTAAAAGGGCAGGACCAAGGCTCTGTGGACTGCAAAAAGGCTGAGAATGGACTCACATAGATTCTTGTGGGGTCAAAGGAGCAGTCAGTTTGTCCTGGCCCCTGGTCCAAGGGTAGCAAAGGATCCAGCAGTCCTGGATGACAGTCAGCAATAAGACGGCGGCCACCATTGGCCACAGTGAGTGACACAGCAAGGAGGAGGCCCAGCGAGCAGGCAGCAGACATGAGCAGGTTCAGGAGAGCTAGTGCCAGCAGGGCCCAGTGCTGATGAGGGCACAAGATCTGGGTGAGCAGCCTAGAGGTGGCTGACTCTCCCCCTGAGTAGACTCCTGAGGTTTCTCTATTTGAAGCCCCTCTTCCTACTTAAAGATGAAGCTGTCAAGCCCCCATTTCCCTGACTCCAGGCCTACTCATTAAAGCTCCAGAATCCCCTCTCACCAGTCGTGGGCGAAGAAGGTTCCTGGATGCCAAGAGGGCCACAAGTCCCACGGAAACACTCTGGAAGACACAAAGCCTGAGGCCCGCGCTGCGCTCCGCGCCGCCCTCCT encodes:
- the KRTCAP3 gene encoding keratinocyte-associated protein 3 isoform X1, with protein sequence MRCCRLCRFDAARGPRRLMRVGLALILVGHLNLLLGAVLHGTVLRHVANPRGAVTPEYTTANVISVGSGLLSVSVGLVALLASRNLLRPRLHWALLALALLNLLMSAACSLGLLLAVSLTVANGGRRLIADCHPGLLDPLLPLDQGPGQTDCSFDPTRIYDTALALWIPSLLMSAAEAALSGYCCVAALTLRGVGPCKKEGLQGQLEELTELELPKFKRQENEQLLDQNQEIQASRKSWA
- the KRTCAP3 gene encoding keratinocyte-associated protein 3 isoform X2 yields the protein MRCCRLCRFDAARGPRRLMRVGLALILVGHLNLLLGAVLHGTVLRHVANPRGAVTPEYTTANVISVGSGLLALCLPECFRGTCGPLGIQEPSSPTTGLLDPLLPLDQGPGQTDCSFDPTRIYDTALALWIPSLLMSAAEAALSGYCCVAALTLRGVGPCKKEGLQGQLEELTELELPKFKRQENEQLLDQNQEIQASRKSWA